One stretch of Robbsia betulipollinis DNA includes these proteins:
- a CDS encoding response regulator transcription factor gives MTETCRIVLADDHPIVRWGVWALLEKCPGLSVVAQAADSTELFDVLETHPVELVITDYAMPGGKFQDGVVMFERLRRFYPDLKIIVLTVLKNPAILARIKASPVDAILNKEGSLDDISRAIASVAAGQRYLGASVIAALADADAARQRRLLALSMREIEILRMFLDGMPMTRIAEATHRSIKTVSNQKQSALRKLGCANDLELFQLKALTGLATFSTGHPGMAFDSADAGAGPDADTDVVRDPGFDSRFHAAGIAP, from the coding sequence ATGACGGAAACCTGCAGAATCGTTCTCGCGGACGACCATCCGATCGTGCGATGGGGCGTGTGGGCCTTGCTCGAAAAATGCCCGGGTCTGTCGGTGGTCGCGCAGGCGGCCGACTCGACCGAGCTGTTCGACGTTCTCGAAACGCACCCGGTCGAACTGGTCATCACCGATTACGCGATGCCTGGCGGCAAATTCCAGGATGGCGTCGTGATGTTCGAACGCCTGAGACGGTTCTATCCCGATCTTAAAATCATCGTCCTGACCGTGCTGAAAAACCCTGCGATTCTCGCGCGCATCAAGGCCAGCCCGGTCGACGCGATCCTGAACAAGGAAGGCAGCCTCGACGACATTTCCCGCGCGATCGCCAGTGTCGCAGCAGGTCAGCGTTACCTGGGCGCCAGCGTGATCGCCGCGCTCGCAGATGCCGACGCCGCACGCCAGCGACGCCTCCTCGCCCTGTCGATGCGGGAAATCGAGATACTGCGCATGTTCCTCGACGGCATGCCCATGACGCGCATCGCCGAGGCTACCCATCGCAGCATCAAGACCGTCAGCAACCAAAAGCAGTCGGCGCTACGCAAGCTCGGCTGCGCGAACGACCTGGAACTGTTCCAGTTGAAGGCCCTGACCGGTCTGGCAACGTTTTCGACGGGCCATCCAGGAATGGCGTTCGATTCTGCCGACGCCGGTGCCGGCCCTGATGCAGATACGGACGTCGTCCGCGATCCCGGTTTCGACAGCCGCTTCCATGCGGCCGGCATCGCCCCCTGA
- a CDS encoding DUF3830 family protein produces the protein MPSIKITAGDLVFTAHTNDAAPDTVAAFLQLLPYRQKAIHVRWSGEACWVPLGEFRLEKDGKAVGFENHTSHPSVGDVLFYPGGYSETELLIAYGSCCFASKMGQLAGNHFLTIVEGREHLRKLGEKTLWEGAQEVLFELA, from the coding sequence ATGCCTTCGATCAAGATCACCGCCGGCGACCTCGTCTTCACGGCCCACACCAACGATGCGGCGCCCGACACCGTCGCCGCCTTCCTGCAATTGCTGCCTTATCGCCAGAAGGCGATTCACGTACGCTGGAGCGGCGAGGCGTGCTGGGTGCCGCTCGGCGAATTCCGTCTGGAAAAAGACGGCAAGGCCGTCGGCTTCGAGAACCACACGAGCCATCCGTCGGTCGGCGACGTGCTGTTCTACCCCGGCGGCTACAGCGAAACGGAGCTGTTGATCGCCTACGGCTCCTGCTGCTTCGCCAGCAAGATGGGACAGCTGGCCGGCAATCATTTCCTGACCATCGTCGAAGGCCGGGAACACCTGCGCAAACTCGGCGAGAAGACCCTGTGGGAAGGCGCACAGGAAGTGCTGTTCGAACTCGCCTGA